In Alkalihalobacterium alkalinitrilicum, a genomic segment contains:
- a CDS encoding MBL fold metallo-hydrolase — MIKLIPLGVWGGYPKANSGTSSFLLKLDDFSCLIDCGSGVLSSLQNYLPLEQLDAVMVSHYHFDHIADIGCLQYAMLVQSQLGNRKSELPIFGHAKDEEAFSKLSFMNYTRGIPIEETKTLILGPWKVTFSPTIHPAHCLAMKFEHDGVSIVFTADTEWCEDLVSFAKGATILVSEANLYERHIGKVKGHMSGRQAGELAHKAGVGQLILTHLPHHGNLEDILTEAKQAFLGNVEIAQVGKAYEVVVDEREVTTG, encoded by the coding sequence ATGATAAAACTGATTCCATTAGGAGTATGGGGTGGTTATCCAAAGGCTAATTCAGGAACCTCGTCATTTTTATTGAAGTTAGATGATTTTTCATGTTTAATCGATTGCGGCAGCGGAGTTCTTTCTTCTCTACAAAACTACCTACCGTTAGAACAGTTAGATGCAGTTATGGTCAGTCACTATCATTTTGACCATATTGCGGATATCGGCTGCTTACAGTATGCCATGTTAGTGCAATCACAACTAGGGAACCGAAAAAGTGAATTGCCGATTTTTGGCCACGCTAAAGATGAAGAGGCTTTTTCTAAATTATCATTTATGAACTATACGAGGGGCATCCCAATTGAAGAAACGAAAACGTTAATATTAGGGCCATGGAAAGTAACATTCAGTCCTACAATCCATCCCGCTCACTGCTTAGCGATGAAGTTTGAACACGATGGTGTCTCCATTGTTTTTACCGCAGATACCGAGTGGTGTGAAGACCTGGTGTCATTTGCAAAAGGCGCAACGATATTAGTAAGCGAAGCCAACTTATACGAAAGACACATCGGTAAAGTAAAAGGACATATGAGTGGACGCCAAGCTGGAGAACTCGCTCATAAAGCAGGGGTAGGCCAATTGATCTTAACCCACCTGCCACACCATGGGAACTTAGAAGACATCTTAACTGAGGCGAAACAGGCATTTTTAGGGAATGTCGAGATAGCTCAGGTTGGGAAAGCTTATGAGGTTGTGGTAGATGAAAGGGAAGTTACTACAGGATGA
- a CDS encoding ABC transporter substrate-binding protein — MNRKNSFFLACLVTLLSLVLFACNANESSVETEQTSENTDTEPTTEEAINEEDHHLVYAIANDVDGLDPHRTVSASTFQVSNNIFDTLIGVTPDGELIPRLSTSWNFSEDGLEWTFTIKEGVMFHNGESLSASDVVYSFERLLSEESPRANDYANIEEVSKEDDQTVKFTLKNQDATFISSLAMPWTAVVPEGAGDELKSTPIGSGPYQLEKWNPQQSVVLTRFDGYHGEKKPQIQKVTMEIIPESSTLLANLEAGQIDIGGIGGENVDQIERNANLEVFMSPQNNVQILAMNNEREPLNDIRVRQAISLAINKEEVITGANWGFGEEIGSHMAPTSPYFIDLKNVLPNNVEEAKKLLEEAGYSDGFSVSLALPETFRIHVDAGQIIADQLKQIGIDAKIEMVEWGSWLENVYTNREYDMTIIAHTGRLDPDAMLARYQIESGENYFNYVNEEVDTAIKTAKTVQDEQERKSHYDFIQETLATEVPAVYIQAPYTLMAVKSEIKGLEVFPIDIIELKNLYIEK; from the coding sequence ATGAACCGTAAAAATTCCTTTTTCCTAGCATGTCTGGTTACTTTACTGAGTTTGGTTTTATTTGCTTGTAACGCCAATGAGTCATCGGTTGAGACAGAACAGACAAGTGAAAACACAGATACAGAACCGACAACAGAAGAAGCAATCAATGAGGAGGATCATCATTTAGTTTATGCGATCGCTAATGATGTAGACGGACTGGACCCGCATCGTACCGTATCAGCCTCTACTTTCCAAGTGTCCAACAATATTTTTGATACGTTAATCGGAGTAACTCCTGATGGGGAACTTATTCCAAGATTATCAACGAGCTGGAACTTTAGCGAAGATGGATTAGAGTGGACTTTTACCATCAAAGAAGGGGTTATGTTTCATAATGGTGAGTCCCTTTCGGCTAGCGATGTCGTTTATTCTTTTGAGCGACTTTTAAGTGAAGAAAGCCCAAGGGCAAATGATTATGCCAATATTGAAGAAGTGAGCAAAGAAGATGATCAAACGGTTAAATTTACATTGAAGAATCAAGATGCTACATTTATTTCCTCATTGGCTATGCCTTGGACAGCAGTTGTACCAGAAGGTGCTGGTGATGAATTAAAGAGCACACCGATCGGCTCTGGACCATATCAGCTTGAGAAATGGAATCCGCAACAATCGGTTGTGTTAACTAGATTTGATGGCTACCATGGTGAGAAAAAACCACAGATTCAAAAGGTAACAATGGAAATCATCCCTGAAAGTTCAACTCTATTAGCAAATCTAGAAGCGGGACAAATTGATATCGGTGGAATTGGTGGAGAAAATGTAGACCAAATTGAGAGAAATGCAAACTTAGAAGTATTTATGTCTCCGCAAAATAATGTTCAAATCTTAGCCATGAACAATGAACGTGAGCCATTAAACGATATTCGTGTGAGACAAGCGATCTCTTTAGCGATTAATAAAGAGGAAGTCATTACTGGCGCAAACTGGGGATTTGGAGAAGAGATCGGAAGCCATATGGCACCAACAAGCCCTTACTTCATCGACTTGAAGAATGTTTTACCTAACAATGTAGAAGAAGCGAAAAAGTTACTAGAAGAAGCAGGATACTCTGACGGATTTTCTGTATCCTTAGCTCTTCCTGAAACGTTTCGAATTCATGTTGATGCTGGTCAAATCATTGCCGATCAATTAAAACAAATTGGAATTGATGCAAAAATTGAAATGGTAGAGTGGGGAAGTTGGTTAGAAAACGTATATACGAACAGAGAATACGATATGACGATTATCGCTCATACTGGAAGACTAGACCCAGATGCGATGTTAGCTAGATACCAAATTGAGTCAGGAGAAAACTACTTTAACTATGTGAATGAAGAAGTAGATACAGCAATCAAAACAGCAAAGACCGTTCAGGATGAGCAAGAAAGAAAGAGTCATTATGACTTCATTCAAGAAACATTAGCAACAGAAGTACCCGCTGTATATATTCAAGCTCCATACACTTTAATGGCAGTTAAGTCTGAAATCAAAGGACTAGAAGTGTTTCCAATTGACATTATTGAATTGAAAAATCTCTACATTGAAAAATAG
- a CDS encoding ABC transporter permease: MGFYILRRLSSSFILIFIVSLITFMVLMWLPGDAVHVMLGTEASHDTAEKLRAHLGLDRLWYLQYGEWLINIFQGDFGTSMLYGQPVQELLLERLWISLSLAFYAFILTLIFAFPLGVLAAVKKNSIVDRLIQGSVQIGLAVPAFWFAILLVLVFAVYFPIFPPSGYLPISEGIGPHLKSVLLPSISLAIVEAAVLIRMIRGSLLSVLKEDYITFARTKGLSPFQIYFKYALKKGMIWPLTLMGMQVMSLVSGVIIIENIFAIPGLGRLLLIAVQQRDLMLIQGVVVVMSMIVIIVNLVVDLLYSYMDPRIKLHAVKEGQ, from the coding sequence ATGGGTTTTTACATTCTTAGACGATTAAGCTCTTCCTTCATATTAATCTTTATCGTTTCACTCATCACGTTTATGGTTCTTATGTGGTTACCTGGGGATGCTGTGCATGTCATGTTAGGAACGGAGGCTTCTCACGATACAGCTGAGAAGCTCCGGGCCCACCTAGGTCTCGATCGACTATGGTATTTACAATATGGTGAGTGGTTAATCAATATATTCCAAGGTGACTTTGGTACCTCTATGTTATATGGCCAACCCGTTCAAGAGTTACTTCTTGAAAGACTTTGGATTAGTTTATCGCTTGCTTTCTATGCTTTTATCCTAACACTCATTTTTGCGTTTCCTTTAGGTGTGTTAGCGGCAGTAAAAAAGAATAGTATAGTCGATCGCCTCATACAAGGAAGTGTTCAAATAGGTTTGGCGGTACCGGCCTTCTGGTTTGCGATCCTGTTAGTATTAGTATTTGCAGTCTATTTTCCTATTTTTCCACCAAGTGGATATTTACCTATTTCAGAAGGCATTGGACCACATTTGAAGTCCGTCCTATTACCGTCTATATCGCTAGCTATAGTAGAAGCAGCTGTTTTAATTCGTATGATACGTGGGTCACTACTATCGGTCTTGAAAGAAGATTATATTACGTTTGCTAGAACAAAAGGTTTATCTCCTTTTCAAATCTATTTTAAATATGCCTTAAAAAAAGGAATGATCTGGCCATTAACCTTAATGGGTATGCAAGTGATGAGTTTGGTGTCAGGAGTCATCATCATTGAAAATATCTTTGCGATCCCAGGGCTGGGAAGACTTTTATTAATTGCTGTTCAACAGCGGGATTTAATGCTTATTCAAGGGGTAGTTGTGGTGATGTCTATGATTGTTATTATCGTAAATTTAGTCGTCGACTTACTTTATTCGTATATGGACCCTCGAATTAAGTTACATGCTGTAAAGGAGGGACAATAA
- a CDS encoding ABC transporter ATP-binding protein: MIYTVSNEDREYERKPLIQISGLEKSYPLPRKRLFQKKSQVTILKNINLEINTNETVALVGESGSGKTTLGECIGGLRSIPHSTVYFNGKCINELKKEERTYFRKSVQFVFQNPHSSVNPRMTVYDILREPISIHKLTKTKKEEQEMILQLLEDVGLPSSLLHSKAKNLSGGQCQRLAIARAISLKPPLIICDEAVSALDVSVQATIIQLLQSLQKKYGLSYLFISHDLGVVRAIADRVVVLKNGEIVEEQLSEELFNQPKHSYTKELLSSVL, encoded by the coding sequence ATGATTTACACAGTCTCAAACGAAGACCGCGAATACGAACGGAAACCTCTCATTCAGATCAGCGGATTAGAGAAGAGTTACCCGTTGCCTAGGAAAAGATTATTCCAAAAAAAGTCCCAGGTAACGATATTAAAGAATATTAATTTAGAAATTAATACAAATGAAACGGTTGCATTAGTAGGAGAGAGCGGCAGCGGCAAAACCACGTTAGGTGAATGCATTGGAGGTTTGCGTTCCATTCCTCATTCAACCGTTTATTTTAACGGGAAATGTATCAACGAGCTAAAGAAGGAGGAGAGAACGTATTTCCGAAAATCGGTCCAGTTTGTTTTTCAAAATCCTCATAGTTCAGTGAACCCGAGGATGACCGTCTATGACATATTGAGAGAGCCGATTAGTATACACAAGCTAACAAAGACAAAAAAAGAGGAACAAGAAATGATTTTACAGTTGCTAGAGGATGTCGGTTTACCTTCTTCACTATTACACTCCAAAGCTAAGAATTTAAGTGGTGGGCAGTGTCAACGTCTTGCCATTGCACGGGCCATTTCGTTGAAACCACCACTAATTATTTGTGATGAAGCCGTATCAGCATTAGATGTTTCGGTACAAGCGACGATTATTCAATTACTTCAATCGCTTCAGAAAAAGTATGGATTATCCTACTTGTTTATTTCACATGACTTAGGAGTTGTTCGTGCGATAGCCGATCGTGTGGTTGTTTTAAAAAACGGTGAAATCGTGGAAGAGCAACTAAGTGAGGAGTTATTTAATCAACCGAAACATAGCTATACGAAAGAGTTATTATCTTCCGTGCTATAA
- a CDS encoding manganese catalase family protein, which produces MYFYKEDLINMIVPDKPDPHAAKVLQEALGGQFGEMRTLMQFSFQSANFRGKAKQYRDLIRGIFLEELSHVELVQTTINQLLNESGGDMPGNQASDAAPLDDVIQSGANPHHYIMGAKSSLPVDAGGNPWNGSWVYDHGNLVANLLNNVVLESTGVLQKSRIYEMSNNKTLRETIAFLIVRDNAHQNAFAKALETMGVDWGKLFPIPNYDLNKYPECRKYVDMGFHNAQFNFRLDDTRIGEIFQGTTPSRNGGELSVINPPQGYPVPEMPDMPNEHAPGLFDLNN; this is translated from the coding sequence ATGTATTTTTATAAAGAAGACTTAATTAATATGATTGTGCCTGATAAACCAGATCCTCATGCTGCAAAAGTTCTCCAAGAAGCGCTTGGGGGTCAATTTGGTGAAATGAGAACTCTGATGCAATTCTCATTCCAAAGTGCCAATTTCAGGGGTAAAGCGAAACAATATCGTGACCTAATAAGAGGGATATTTCTTGAAGAACTTAGTCACGTGGAGCTCGTTCAAACGACAATTAACCAACTTTTAAACGAATCCGGCGGAGATATGCCAGGAAATCAGGCATCTGATGCTGCTCCATTAGATGATGTCATACAATCTGGCGCAAACCCTCACCATTATATTATGGGTGCTAAATCTTCCCTACCAGTTGATGCAGGCGGCAATCCATGGAATGGTTCATGGGTATATGACCACGGAAACCTTGTAGCAAATCTACTTAATAATGTTGTACTAGAATCCACTGGTGTTCTTCAGAAGTCAAGAATTTACGAGATGAGCAACAATAAAACGTTAAGGGAAACAATCGCTTTCTTGATTGTACGGGATAATGCCCATCAAAATGCATTCGCCAAAGCATTAGAAACAATGGGTGTTGATTGGGGAAAACTTTTTCCGATTCCAAATTATGATTTAAACAAATACCCAGAATGCCGTAAATATGTGGATATGGGCTTCCATAATGCACAATTCAATTTCCGCCTAGATGATACGAGAATCGGTGAAATCTTTCAGGGTACTACTCCAAGCAGAAATGGCGGAGAGTTATCAGTCATTAATCCACCACAAGGCTATCCGGTTCCTGAAATGCCTGATATGCCAAATGAGCATGCCCCAGGTCTTTTTGATCTCAATAATTAA
- a CDS encoding MurR/RpiR family transcriptional regulator produces the protein MTFAIQDERSDKTLEERIDRHYKKLSPSQKKAAEWMRRNLQQTALSTAKKVGEEALVSEATVHRLVHVLGYKGFQDMKSHLQESFIADRTVLRFEYSNEATNDLSWIQQAVQLECVNLRGSFTGELEEAIREAATKILYSKNRYVVGWRAGLSVSTSLSYLLNLIIGDTQLLPAGGELSEKLAYISEEDLIIAIGFPRYCKVTRQAVEQAKENGATSIVFTDTPISPFYPIADVALLANTQSSGFFDSYVTPLLISQLLIQEIGRQAPEQVKRNLKKQEELFRKLCVI, from the coding sequence ATGACATTTGCTATTCAAGATGAACGATCAGATAAGACATTAGAAGAACGAATTGATCGACATTATAAAAAGCTAAGTCCATCGCAAAAGAAAGCAGCTGAATGGATGAGGAGAAATCTTCAACAAACGGCATTATCGACTGCAAAAAAAGTGGGTGAGGAGGCATTGGTCAGTGAAGCGACCGTCCATCGTTTGGTGCATGTGTTGGGCTACAAAGGATTTCAAGATATGAAGAGTCATCTGCAAGAAAGCTTTATTGCGGATCGGACCGTTTTACGCTTTGAATACTCTAATGAGGCCACCAATGATTTATCGTGGATCCAACAGGCTGTTCAATTAGAATGTGTAAACTTAAGAGGATCTTTTACGGGTGAATTAGAAGAAGCGATCCGAGAGGCAGCTACTAAGATTCTCTACTCTAAAAACCGTTATGTTGTAGGTTGGCGTGCAGGTTTATCCGTTTCCACCTCCTTGAGCTATCTACTTAACCTTATAATAGGTGATACGCAACTTCTTCCTGCTGGTGGGGAGCTTAGTGAGAAATTAGCTTACATATCTGAAGAGGATCTCATTATTGCCATTGGATTTCCGCGATATTGCAAAGTAACAAGGCAAGCTGTTGAGCAAGCCAAAGAAAACGGCGCAACAAGTATTGTTTTTACCGATACACCAATTTCACCGTTCTATCCAATAGCAGATGTTGCACTATTGGCGAATACCCAATCGAGTGGTTTCTTTGACTCTTATGTAACGCCATTATTAATCAGTCAATTATTAATTCAAGAAATCGGCCGTCAAGCTCCAGAACAAGTAAAACGTAATTTGAAAAAGCAAGAAGAGCTCTTTAGAAAATTGTGTGTCATTTAA
- a CDS encoding diguanylate cyclase domain-containing protein, whose product MNNQQWLIIGEITNGDILMPIFSMASALSTVIVLVLLIGFFIMIWISNHIEHPIRKVLEGTRMVGKGHFDFQLETSTFKSQSSELRELGSNFNSMTGLIQKYIMNLRNSEERYRLILEYSSDMITVHDPSGKYLYVSKSAKEILQYEEDEMHGQDIYHFIHPDDVEYIKNNHDILLTTGFVVSTYRMRRKDGEYIWFESSIRVLQDQQNEVDQLIVVSRNISERKKVEQQLRDANKVLQQLSTKDSLTNVGNRRYFDEKLHDEWHRSLRNGAPLTLIMLDIDYFKAYNDHSGHPGGDECLRKVAAAIQKTTLRSGDVVCRYGGEEFVVILPNTDERGASLVAENIRNTVEALRIPHKQSEISDIVTVSLGTTTVVPNRNMEMNHLFN is encoded by the coding sequence GTGAATAATCAACAATGGCTCATCATTGGAGAAATAACAAATGGGGATATATTAATGCCTATTTTTAGTATGGCTTCAGCATTATCCACGGTCATTGTCTTAGTATTACTGATCGGCTTTTTCATCATGATTTGGATTTCAAATCATATAGAGCATCCCATTCGTAAAGTGTTAGAAGGAACGCGGATGGTAGGTAAAGGTCATTTTGATTTTCAACTAGAAACCAGTACGTTTAAAAGCCAATCCTCAGAACTAAGAGAACTTGGAAGTAATTTCAATAGTATGACTGGCTTAATTCAAAAATACATAATGAATTTAAGAAACAGTGAAGAGCGGTATCGGTTAATCCTAGAATATTCAAGTGATATGATTACCGTCCATGACCCTAGTGGGAAGTATCTTTATGTTTCCAAATCCGCAAAAGAAATTTTACAATATGAAGAAGATGAAATGCATGGGCAAGACATTTATCACTTTATTCATCCTGATGATGTTGAGTACATCAAAAACAATCATGACATTCTTTTGACGACTGGTTTTGTCGTTTCAACATATCGAATGAGGAGAAAGGATGGGGAGTATATATGGTTTGAGTCCTCAATAAGAGTTTTACAGGATCAACAAAATGAAGTGGATCAATTGATTGTGGTGTCACGGAATATCTCGGAACGCAAAAAAGTGGAACAACAATTAAGGGACGCAAACAAAGTATTGCAACAGCTGTCTACAAAAGATAGCTTAACGAATGTTGGCAATCGGCGTTACTTTGATGAAAAACTACATGACGAATGGCACCGATCATTAAGAAACGGTGCACCACTTACCCTTATTATGCTAGATATTGATTATTTCAAAGCATATAACGATCACTCTGGTCATCCTGGTGGGGACGAGTGTTTAAGGAAAGTTGCTGCTGCTATTCAAAAGACAACTTTGCGTTCCGGGGATGTGGTGTGTCGGTATGGGGGAGAAGAGTTTGTAGTCATACTACCGAACACGGATGAAAGAGGTGCAAGTTTAGTCGCTGAAAACATTCGAAATACGGTCGAGGCATTGAGAATCCCGCATAAGCAATCCGAGATCAGCGACATTGTCACCGTCAGTTTAGGAACAACAACAGTAGTCCCAAACCGAAATATGGAAATGAACCATTTGTTCAATTAG
- a CDS encoding ABC transporter ATP-binding protein — MLELKDVTVELKRNKQSVPIVQSVNFELKRGEILGMIGESGSGKSMTAKAILDILPSQAFVSKGDIMFEGKSLLNLTKKEWRRWYGKEISVIMQNTTENLNPVMKIGPQMLDTYLVHHKVSKKKGKERVIEVLDQVGIRDTAKVFDSYPHELSGGMKQRVVIGIAIINHPKVIIADEPTTALDATICKQILDLLMKLRDELGIAILFISHDIHVIEYISDSLFVLYGGLPLEKGPSQAVLSSPLHPYTEALLHAVPSVKEKKSVQGIPGKVPTFEERGTGCIYRERCHYAVEACHLLQPSMYIHEELGKRRCACHAPLIHREMQKETERFA, encoded by the coding sequence ATGTTGGAGCTTAAAGATGTAACGGTTGAACTTAAACGTAATAAGCAGTCCGTTCCAATTGTTCAGTCCGTTAACTTCGAATTGAAACGTGGAGAAATCTTAGGAATGATCGGCGAGTCAGGATCTGGAAAATCGATGACCGCAAAAGCAATACTAGATATCCTTCCATCCCAAGCATTTGTCTCAAAAGGGGATATAATGTTTGAGGGAAAATCTTTATTAAATCTGACTAAAAAAGAATGGAGACGTTGGTACGGAAAAGAAATTTCAGTGATCATGCAAAATACGACTGAGAATTTAAACCCTGTCATGAAAATAGGTCCTCAAATGCTCGATACTTACTTGGTTCATCACAAGGTTTCAAAGAAAAAAGGGAAAGAACGGGTAATCGAAGTTTTAGATCAAGTCGGCATTAGGGACACAGCGAAAGTATTTGATAGTTACCCTCATGAGTTAAGTGGTGGAATGAAACAACGAGTAGTGATAGGAATTGCGATTATCAATCATCCAAAAGTGATTATTGCAGATGAGCCAACGACGGCTCTGGATGCTACCATTTGTAAACAAATTTTAGATTTATTAATGAAGCTAAGAGATGAGTTAGGAATTGCGATCTTGTTTATCAGTCATGATATCCATGTCATAGAATACATATCCGATTCTCTTTTTGTTTTATATGGTGGCCTCCCGCTTGAAAAAGGACCGAGTCAAGCTGTTTTATCATCACCGTTACATCCTTATACTGAAGCTTTACTACATGCTGTACCAAGTGTGAAGGAAAAGAAATCGGTTCAAGGCATTCCAGGAAAGGTCCCGACGTTTGAAGAAAGAGGAACGGGGTGTATTTATAGGGAAAGGTGTCATTATGCAGTTGAAGCATGTCATTTATTACAACCCTCTATGTACATCCATGAGGAGTTAGGAAAGAGAAGGTGTGCTTGCCATGCTCCTTTAATTCATCGTGAAATGCAAAAAGAAACGGAGAGATTTGCATGA
- a CDS encoding HAD family hydrolase has protein sequence MLDEVKVIGFDLGYTLAFNHREDTYLAFAKENKTELRRREVEIAFHLADKTFMRQYPGALGKRAETYFPWYLGVVNYHLQCRFDIERQYEFFKSQRKGWSPFPWSQPILEELQNKGYRLALLSNWDESCRDVLSQLSLERYFEEIIVSSEQGIEKPDPRIFTRLIEKMNCKPEELLYVGDNYYDDVVGSKKIGAQSILINRFGRLGIEELGSIPVIEKTDSLLSLLQEGETLHDICYSR, from the coding sequence ATGTTAGATGAAGTAAAAGTGATTGGTTTTGATCTCGGCTATACGCTAGCTTTTAACCATCGTGAAGATACGTATTTAGCATTTGCAAAAGAAAATAAAACCGAGTTAAGACGAAGAGAAGTAGAAATCGCCTTTCATTTAGCTGATAAAACATTTATGCGGCAGTATCCAGGAGCGCTTGGAAAACGGGCTGAAACGTATTTTCCGTGGTATTTGGGTGTGGTAAATTATCACCTTCAATGCAGATTCGATATTGAGAGACAGTATGAGTTTTTCAAGAGCCAGCGCAAAGGTTGGTCACCTTTTCCGTGGAGCCAACCTATACTAGAAGAATTACAAAACAAAGGATATCGACTAGCATTGCTGTCAAATTGGGATGAAAGCTGTAGGGATGTTCTTAGTCAATTAAGCTTAGAGCGTTATTTTGAAGAAATCATCGTTTCTTCGGAACAAGGGATTGAAAAACCGGACCCGCGCATCTTTACAAGATTAATAGAAAAGATGAATTGTAAACCAGAGGAGCTGCTATATGTCGGTGATAATTACTACGATGATGTAGTCGGTTCGAAAAAGATAGGTGCACAATCAATCTTAATTAATCGCTTTGGTCGTCTGGGAATTGAGGAACTAGGTTCTATACCAGTAATTGAAAAGACAGATTCGCTCCTTAGCTTACTGCAAGAAGGTGAAACACTTCATGACATTTGCTATTCAAGATGA
- a CDS encoding ABC transporter permease: protein MRSFVFGLSLFFLLVCMAVLSQLPFVPDPNAMNISNRFDHPSTTHWLGTDQFGRDIFSRILHASGIALAVSVGAVSIGMIIGCLLGAIAGSTKGIVSTLIMRTMDGMFSFPNLLLALTIVVALGVGAINALIAIALFNIPLFARLMYGFILEANEYGHVKAARTYGASRKRILFIHMIPSALPRIVIQVTTSMGGAILAEAALSFLGLGVQPPHPSWGNMLSESQSFLSMAPWYPVISGVAILIAVMGFNLMGDGLREMEGDAS from the coding sequence GTGCGGTCATTTGTATTCGGTTTAAGTTTATTTTTTTTACTCGTATGTATGGCGGTTCTGTCACAGTTACCGTTTGTACCTGATCCTAATGCAATGAATATTTCCAATCGCTTTGATCATCCGTCGACTACACATTGGCTCGGTACGGACCAGTTTGGGCGAGATATTTTTAGCAGAATCCTTCATGCTTCAGGTATTGCCTTAGCTGTAAGTGTTGGGGCTGTATCGATCGGCATGATCATCGGGTGTTTGTTAGGGGCTATTGCCGGAAGTACAAAAGGTATCGTCAGTACACTCATCATGAGAACGATGGATGGCATGTTTTCTTTTCCTAATTTATTACTTGCTTTAACCATTGTCGTGGCCTTAGGTGTAGGAGCCATCAATGCCCTGATCGCGATAGCTTTGTTTAATATTCCACTCTTTGCCAGACTGATGTATGGGTTTATTTTAGAAGCTAATGAATATGGTCATGTAAAAGCTGCGAGAACGTATGGTGCGAGTAGAAAGCGAATTTTATTCATTCATATGATCCCATCAGCGTTACCAAGGATCGTTATTCAAGTGACGACGAGTATGGGTGGAGCTATTTTAGCTGAAGCAGCTTTGTCATTTCTAGGTTTAGGCGTACAACCACCTCACCCAAGTTGGGGGAATATGTTGAGTGAGTCTCAAAGTTTCCTCTCCATGGCCCCGTGGTATCCTGTTATTTCAGGCGTGGCGATACTAATCGCTGTAATGGGCTTTAACTTAATGGGAGATGGATTACGTGAAATGGAAGGGGATGCTAGTTAA